In a single window of the Balearica regulorum gibbericeps isolate bBalReg1 chromosome 7, bBalReg1.pri, whole genome shotgun sequence genome:
- the CCDC172 gene encoding coiled-coil domain-containing protein 172 encodes MNLDALFQQIQLTEKQAGEKRRFIQQAKFDINRSYEKINQIKEELSTAKMKLETKVQHLSEKRFYLEILKKREDSLKKQKAELINQKSSRLKIFTDAQRKLSEEEDNFTREITEFNNEYGLTSNRDLLIKKKVKSEINDLENEATLLKNEMESMEHTNVQLNALQLQKNELKQDLFTLQSKLKDLEKVIREAERMTKDLEAEKLQVTEKPQTDPECLRLKKELENCKDDDWESICETLRTEIAILQMNLSQKKSSDK; translated from the exons ATGAACCTGGATGCTTTGTTCCAGCAAATACAGCTCACAGAGAAGCAGGCGGGGGAGAAGAGGCGTTTCATCCAACAAG CTAAATTCGACATAAACAGaagttatgaaaaaattaaccaaataaaagaagagctgagcactgcaaaaatgaaattagaaacTAAG gTTCAGCATCTGTCTGAAAAACGGTTCTACTTAGAAATTCTGAAGAAACGTGAAGACagcttaaaaaaacagaaagctgaaCTTATTAATCAAAAAAGCAGCCGCCTTAAAATCTTT acaGATGCACAGAGAAAACTGAGTGAAGAGGAAGATAATTTTACTAGAGAAATAACAGAGTTTAACAATGAATATGGACTAACAAGTAATAGAGatcttctgattaaaaaaaaagtcaagtctGAAATAAATGATTTAGAGAATGAGGCAACTCTGTTGAAAAATG AAATGGAGTCAATGGAACATACAAATGTTCAGTTAAATGCACTCCAGCTGCAGAAGAATGAATTAAAGCAGGATTTATTTACTCTCCAAAGCAAACTCAAAG ACCTTGAGAAAGTAATCAGGGAGGCTGAAAGAATGACGAAAGATTTAGAAGCAGAAAAACTCCAAGTCACTGAAAAACCTCAGACTGATCCTGAATGTTTAAG GCTTAAGAAAGAATTGGAAAATTGCAAAGATGATGATTGGGAAAGTATCTGTGAGACTCTTCGAACAGAAATTGCAATTCTGCAAATG aatctatcacaaaaaaagtcttcagaCAAGTGA